A window of Castanea sativa cultivar Marrone di Chiusa Pesio chromosome 8, ASM4071231v1 genomic DNA:
TCCCCCAAGCCTATTCAACTCCCCAGTTCGATCGCCCAATGAGGCAGCAAAAGCTGAAGTATTGGACATAGGACTCTTCCAGCCAGATGGGGAGGAGAGACTAGATATCTCATCCATCAACTGCTGTTGCCTGCGACGTTGGTTTTCAAGCCCAAGCAATTCAAGGTCTAATTCCATATCTCTAGCACAGAGAGCAGTTTTCAACCGGCTACCAGCAAGCTGCAAGGAAGGGGGCACAAGACTTGACTGGTTCTGCCACATGGTTCCACCCATAGGAGAAGTGGCTCCAGAGGGAGTCATGGGTGGTGTTGAGTTTGAGGGCATCATGCTGGACGAAGAACCAAGGGCAAGTGGGCTCATAGACCCCATATCCAGCTGAGAAGTGTTGGTTGAGAAAGATCTAGGAGAGGGCACTGCAGAACCCGTGGAAGCATAAAGAGGGCGAAGCTCTTCCGGCTTATGAGCAAAGAAACAGACCCTTCTGGTGCATCCTGTCTCATCCTTACAGAGACGAGTACGATACTGAGCAGGGTGAAGCCAACACTCAAAAATACCATGTGCATACTCACAAGCATCTCCTTGTCTGCACGACCCCTTTCTGAACTCAGGGCAAGGGACACAGCTATAATGGTATTTCCTAGGATCACGCCGCCTGGCATTTTCCCCTGGATGAACAAATGGACACTCCGTCCAGTCATGTGAGTAAGCCCTTGAGCAAGGCTTGACTTTGAATGTATACATTCTAAATTCATCCGTGCTATAAATCCCATTCTTGATATCCGGAAGAGAGAGATCAACCGGATACTCTTTCTTTTCAGTTGCATCCTTTGAGACCAAAGGCGATGAAGCCTCTAGCTGTTCTAGTCCTTCCATTTCATCAACAATTTGATCAGGCAGACCAAATGTTTCCTCAATACCACTAAAGACCTTCAGCATGACCTCCAACTTTTTCATCCAAGAATTTAAGGCTGGACTTGAAACTGGAGTGATCAAATCACCGGGTCTTTTTCCGTTAGCATCAAGAGAATTAATATCAGCAGAAGCATCAAGCAAGAGCTTAACAACCTCAACTGAACAAGTAGAGCCCCCAGCAACAGCACAATGAAGTGCCGTGGCTCCATCCGAACCACAAGCCCTATTAACATCAACAAGACCGGTTTCAAGTATATAATTCAGCACACCCTTGCTTCCAAACATGGCAGCAATCATGAGGGGTGTCCTCTCTTCAAACCCCATCATCTTTGACCCATTTCTCCTCCCATACCACAAGCTTGACTCATCAACATCAAGACCCTCTTCTTCCACAGCACTTTTGAAACCGGTTAAATCATCAGAGGCCGATAATTCAAGCAAAACTGAAAAGCGAGGTTGCAAAGCCTCTTGTTTCTCAAACCCACCCGCCATGCTGAAACCTGTTTGAGAAGGTTTCCTCTTTGACCCACTGCACATGGAAATCCCTCTCTTTCAGACCTCCACAGTCTCGTTCTACAAAATTTGTAAGAAATAGATATTCATAAATGGTATTCCAGAATTTacatacaaagaaaaagagCAAAATTAGAAAGAAAGGTTGCACTCATAGAAAAAGTACATAGATGCAGAAAGAGAAACATAAAGCTCCACTCTTTGATcaacatataacaaattaatttCACAAATAGATTGTACCAAACGTTTAATACATAAACAAATATTCAATCTTCAACTCACTTAGCCAATACGAAACAAAAATCTGTTAAAATCccaacaaaatacaaccaaatattttctctcaGAAACC
This region includes:
- the LOC142607377 gene encoding zinc finger CCCH domain-containing protein 66, with the translated sequence MCSGSKRKPSQTGFSMAGGFEKQEALQPRFSVLLELSASDDLTGFKSAVEEEGLDVDESSLWYGRRNGSKMMGFEERTPLMIAAMFGSKGVLNYILETGLVDVNRACGSDGATALHCAVAGGSTCSVEVVKLLLDASADINSLDANGKRPGDLITPVSSPALNSWMKKLEVMLKVFSGIEETFGLPDQIVDEMEGLEQLEASSPLVSKDATEKKEYPVDLSLPDIKNGIYSTDEFRMYTFKVKPCSRAYSHDWTECPFVHPGENARRRDPRKYHYSCVPCPEFRKGSCRQGDACEYAHGIFECWLHPAQYRTRLCKDETGCTRRVCFFAHKPEELRPLYASTGSAVPSPRSFSTNTSQLDMGSMSPLALGSSSSMMPSNSTPPMTPSGATSPMGGTMWQNQSSLVPPSLQLAGSRLKTALCARDMELDLELLGLENQRRRQQQLMDEISSLSSPSGWKSPMSNTSAFAASLGDRTGELNRLGGVKPTNLDDFFGSLDPALMPQFQALSLDVSAPQLQSPTGAKMRQNMNQQLRSSYSTGLSSSPVRASSSFGVDPSSAAAALTSRSAAFASRSQSFIERSAVNRHSSVSSPRASASVRPSALSDWGSPDGKLDWGLQGEELNKLRKSASFGFRSSSSSYATAAAMMPATVNEPDVSWVQSLVKDVPPAKPGQLNFEKEQQCHLDTGDSEMLPAWVEQLYKEQEQMVA